In the genome of Cryptomeria japonica chromosome 8, Sugi_1.0, whole genome shotgun sequence, one region contains:
- the LOC131060559 gene encoding transmembrane 9 superfamily member 1, which yields MGKEFWLLCSALFLLTTAFASEYDHKYGAGDTVTLWVNKVGPYNNPQETYNYYSLPFCHPGKNAVHKWGGLGEVLGGNELIDSQIEIKFRKTVERGTICELELDAAKVKQFKDAIENTYWFEFFMDDLPLWGFVGEQNAQKSDDQKYLLYTHKNIILKFNNDQIIHVNLTQENPTPLTAGKSLELTYSVKWVETNVTFARRFDVYLDYPFFEHQIHWFSIFNSFMMVIFLTGLVSMILMRTLRNDYAKYAREDDDLESLERDVSEESGWKLVHGDVFRTPRSLVMLSALVGTGAQLATLVLLVILLAIIGMLYIGRGAIVTTFIVCYALTSFISGYVSGGLYSRNDGKHWIKSMVLTASLFPFMCFSIGFILNTVAIFYGSLAAIPFGTMVVVFIMWAFISFPLALLGTVVGRNWSGAPNNPCRVKTIPRPIPEKKWYLTPAVVSLMGGLLPFGSIFIEMYFVFTSFWNYKVYYVYGFMLLVFLILVIVTICVTIVGTYFLLNAENYHWQWTSFFSAASTAAYVYLYSIYYYYMKTKMSGFFQTSFYFGYTLMFCLGLGILCGAVGYLGSTMFVRRIYRNIKCD from the exons TATGGAGCGGGTGATACTGTCACCTTATGGGTGAACAAAGTTGGCCCTTATAACAATCCTCAAGAAACATACAACTACTATAGTCTTCCTTTTTGTCATCCAGGGAAAAATGCTGTGCACAAATGGGGTGGGCTCGGTGAAGTTCTGGGAGGAAATGAGCTCATTGACAGCCAAATCGAAATAAAATTTCGAA AAACTGTTGAGCGAGGGACAATCTGTGAACTTGAACTTGATGCTGCAAAAGTGAAACAGTTTAAGGATGCTATTGAGAATACCTACTGGTTTGAATTCTTTATGG ACGATCTACCTCTGTGGG GTTTTGTTGGTGAACAGAATGCACAGAAGAGTGATGACCAGAAGTATTTGTTATACACTCACaagaatattattttgaaattcaaTAATGACCAG ATAATTCATGTCAACCTCACTCAGGAAAATCCTACTCCACTTACTGCTGGAAAGTCATTGGAGCTTACTTATTCAGTAAAGTGGGTTGAGACAAATGTAACCTTTGCTAGGCGATTTGATGTATATTTAGACTATCCTTTCTTTGAACACCAG ATCCATTGGTTCTCCATCTTCAATTCATTCATGATGGTTATTTTTCTCACTGGTTTAGTATCAATGATCTTGATGCGAACTCTGAGAAATGACTATGCAAAATATGCTCGAGAGGACGATGATTTAGAAAGTTTG GAGAGGGATGTTAGTGAAGAGTCAGGTTGGAAGCTTGTTCATGGAGATGTTTTTAGAACACCTAGAAGCTTGGTCATGCTTTCAGCATTAGTGGGCACAGGAGCACAACTTGCTACGCTTGTGCTTCTTGTCATCCTACTGGCAATCATTGGCATGCTATACATTGG GCGTGGAGCAATTGTCACAACTTTCATCGTGTGCTATGCTCTTACTTCATTTATATCTGGTTATGTGAGTGGAGGATTGTATTCACGTAATGATG GCAAGCACTGGATAAAGTCAATGGTTCTCACAGCATCTCTTTTCCCATTTATGTGCTTTAGTATTGGCTTTATTTTGAACACGGTTGCTATATTCTACGGTTCTCTTGCTGCCATTCCTTTTGGCACTATG gtggttgtttttattatgtgggCATTTATTTCTTTTCCTTTAGCACTTCTTGGGACAGTTGTTGGAAGAAATTGGAGTGGGGCTCCAAACAATCCTTGCCGTGTGAAGACAATTCCTCGTCCAATTCCAGAAAAAAAGTGGTATCTGACACCTGCAGTGGTATCATTGATGGGTGGTCTGCTTCCATTTGGAAGTATTTTTATCGAAATGTATTTTGTTTTCACCTCGTTTTGGAATTACAAG GTTTACTATGTTTATGGCTTCATGTTGCTGGTATTTTTGATCCTCGTTATTGTGACAATATGTGTCACGATTGTGGGAACATACTTCCTGCTTAATGCTGAAAACTATCACTGGCAATGGACATCCTTCTTCTCAGCTGCTTCAACAGCTGCCTATGTGTATCTCTATTCCATATACTACTATTATATGAAGACAAAGATGTCTGGGTTTTTCCAGACCAGTTTCTATTTTGGATACACGTTAATGTTCTGCCTTGGTTTGGGCATCCTTTGTG GAGCTGTTGGCTACTTGGGATCAACAATGTTCGTAAGACGGATTTATCGAAATATAAAATGTGATTGa